The Thiogranum longum genome includes a region encoding these proteins:
- the gcvPA gene encoding aminomethyl-transferring glycine dehydrogenase subunit GcvPA, whose amino-acid sequence MPFVPHTEDDIRDMLKTIGVQDIEDLFDEIPQQLRCGTLEGIPQGMTEQDVSRLMHERASKDGQPLCFIGAGAYEHHIPAAVWELVTRGEFYSAYTPYQAEASQGTLQLVYEFQSMMTELMAMDVSNASLYDGASALAEAVLMAIRANRKSKSRRILMPTNVHPAYRATTRTIVTNQGIELVEVPFDNEGGHLNLDSLEAYSGEDIAALVIAQPNFFGVLEDVDALTDWAHANGAMVIAVANPVAAALLKPPGQWGETGADIAIGEGQPLGVPLSSGGPYFGFMCARQNFVRQMPGRIVGRTVDRDGREGFTLTLQAREQHIRRSRATSNICTNQGLLVTAATIHMSLLGAEGLRRVALASHANTRKLVDKLANDHIRLRFNRPYFHEAVLTTELSLDGLVRPLYAHNLQPGYMLNDDYPELGESLLVCATETKSDADLDRFADHMARAIEKQTTAGHPVQPKMA is encoded by the coding sequence CATGACCGAACAGGACGTCAGCCGGCTGATGCACGAGCGTGCTTCAAAAGACGGGCAGCCGCTGTGTTTTATCGGTGCCGGCGCCTACGAGCACCATATTCCTGCAGCGGTGTGGGAACTGGTTACGCGCGGCGAGTTTTACAGTGCCTATACGCCTTACCAGGCAGAAGCCAGCCAGGGCACACTGCAACTGGTCTATGAGTTCCAGAGCATGATGACGGAGCTGATGGCGATGGATGTGTCCAATGCATCGCTTTACGATGGCGCTTCGGCGCTGGCCGAAGCCGTGCTGATGGCGATTCGTGCCAACCGGAAGTCAAAGTCGCGACGCATTCTTATGCCGACCAATGTACACCCGGCCTACCGGGCCACCACGCGTACCATTGTCACCAACCAGGGTATCGAGCTGGTCGAGGTGCCGTTTGATAACGAAGGTGGTCACCTCAATCTGGACAGCCTGGAGGCATACAGCGGCGAAGACATCGCCGCGCTGGTTATCGCGCAGCCCAACTTCTTCGGCGTGCTGGAAGACGTCGATGCACTGACCGACTGGGCGCACGCCAACGGTGCCATGGTTATTGCCGTTGCCAACCCGGTGGCTGCTGCACTGCTCAAACCGCCGGGCCAATGGGGTGAGACCGGTGCGGACATTGCGATCGGTGAAGGACAGCCGCTGGGTGTGCCCCTGTCATCGGGTGGCCCCTACTTCGGTTTTATGTGTGCGCGCCAGAACTTCGTGCGGCAGATGCCGGGGCGTATTGTCGGGCGCACGGTCGACCGCGACGGACGGGAAGGCTTTACGCTGACCCTGCAGGCGCGTGAGCAGCATATTCGTCGTTCCAGGGCGACCTCGAATATCTGCACGAATCAGGGTCTGCTGGTAACGGCAGCCACGATTCACATGAGCCTGCTGGGCGCCGAAGGTCTGCGACGTGTGGCGTTGGCGAGTCATGCCAATACCCGCAAGCTGGTGGACAAGCTTGCCAACGACCACATCAGGTTGCGTTTCAACCGCCCGTACTTCCATGAGGCGGTTTTGACCACTGAGCTATCCCTGGATGGCCTGGTCCGCCCGCTGTATGCGCACAATCTGCAGCCCGGATATATGCTGAACGACGACTACCCGGAGCTGGGTGAGTCGCTGCTGGTGTGCGCCACCGAGACAAAAAGCGACGCAGACCTGGATCGCTTTGCCGACCACATGGCCCGCGCCATTGAAAAACAAACTACCGCCGGACATCCGGTGCAGCCAAAAATGGCTTGA
- the tpx gene encoding thiol peroxidase has product MATITLQGNEIHTNGELPAVGSDAPDFHLVDAELNDKRLADYAGKKILMNIVPSLDTPVCATSTKKFNEVAAGKDNVVMLVIAADLPFAMSRFCGVENVDKVVPLSMMRSRNFAKDYGVLIEDGPLAGITARAIVVIDENGKVVYTELVPEIAQEPDYDKALAAL; this is encoded by the coding sequence ATGGCGACGATTACGCTGCAAGGAAACGAAATACACACCAATGGAGAACTCCCTGCTGTTGGCAGTGATGCCCCGGATTTTCACCTGGTCGACGCAGAGCTGAATGACAAGCGGCTCGCTGATTATGCGGGCAAGAAGATTCTTATGAATATCGTGCCGAGTCTTGATACCCCGGTATGCGCAACTTCGACAAAGAAATTTAACGAAGTGGCGGCCGGCAAGGACAATGTAGTGATGCTGGTGATAGCCGCAGATCTGCCGTTTGCCATGAGCCGCTTCTGTGGTGTGGAGAATGTCGACAAGGTGGTTCCATTATCGATGATGCGTTCACGCAATTTCGCCAAGGACTATGGCGTGCTGATCGAGGATGGTCCGCTGGCGGGTATTACCGCGCGCGCCATTGTCGTCATCGACGAGAACGGCAAGGTGGTATATACCGAGCTGGTACCGGAAATTGCCCAGGAACCGGATTACGACAAGGCGCTGGCTGCGCTTTGA
- a CDS encoding diacylglycerol kinase, whose product MGKAGNTGLSRIIRAAGFSRKGFVSVFKNEAAFRQELALTLLLIPLAFWLTQDAVERALMVGFWLLVLLTEMFNSAIEAVVDRISDEYHPLAGVAKDVGSAAVVYAMLVAAAVWGILLFT is encoded by the coding sequence ATGGGCAAGGCGGGTAATACGGGTTTAAGCCGTATTATCCGTGCCGCCGGCTTTTCCCGGAAGGGCTTTGTTTCCGTGTTTAAAAACGAAGCGGCCTTCCGCCAGGAACTGGCGCTGACCCTGCTGCTGATTCCGCTGGCGTTCTGGCTCACACAAGACGCTGTCGAACGGGCGCTGATGGTGGGGTTCTGGTTGCTGGTACTGCTGACGGAGATGTTCAACTCGGCCATAGAAGCCGTTGTCGACCGCATCAGTGACGAATACCACCCGCTGGCCGGTGTGGCAAAAGATGTGGGCTCTGCCGCGGTGGTGTACGCCATGCTGGTGGCAGCTGCCGTGTGGGGTATCCTGCTGTTTACCTGA
- the gcvPB gene encoding aminomethyl-transferring glycine dehydrogenase subunit GcvPB, which translates to MLIFEHSRPGRRAAVQAPDLDGVENDLPAELLREDPPALPEVSEMQVVRHYTKLSQKNFSIDTQFYPLGSCTMKYNPRACNTLAMLPGILARHPLAPASEGQGALACLYELQEMLKEVTGMKTVSLTPAAGAQGEFAGVAMIRAYHDSRNDTARDEILVPDAAHGTNPATATMCGYKVREIPTLDNGDVDVDALRGAVGEHTAGIMLTNPSTLGVFERRIKDIADIVHQAGGLLYYDGANLNAILGKVRPGDMGFDVIHMNLHKTFSTPHGGGGPGAGPVGVGERLEPFLPVPMVGYDGDEYFWLTEKEVPQTIGRLSTFMGNAGVLFRAYIYARLLGREGMHRVAEFATLNANYLMKRLEAAGFDLAFPERRATHEFIVTLKRQMKEQHASAMDFAKRLLDYGYHAPTTYFPLLVPECLLIEPTETESREEIDGFVDAMAKILEEAAEDVELLHEAPHTLPVRRLDEVRAARELDLRWKAQG; encoded by the coding sequence ATGCTGATTTTCGAACACTCCCGCCCCGGCCGTCGTGCTGCGGTACAGGCCCCCGATCTCGATGGCGTGGAAAATGACCTGCCCGCCGAACTGTTGCGCGAGGACCCGCCAGCCCTGCCGGAAGTGTCCGAGATGCAGGTGGTGCGGCACTACACAAAACTGTCGCAGAAAAACTTTTCCATCGATACACAGTTCTACCCGCTGGGTTCCTGCACCATGAAATATAACCCGCGCGCCTGCAATACGCTGGCGATGTTGCCGGGCATACTGGCAAGGCATCCGCTGGCGCCGGCCAGTGAAGGGCAGGGCGCACTGGCCTGCCTGTACGAGTTACAGGAAATGCTCAAGGAAGTGACCGGCATGAAAACCGTGTCGCTGACACCGGCGGCCGGTGCGCAGGGTGAGTTTGCCGGTGTGGCGATGATTCGTGCCTATCACGATTCACGTAACGACACGGCACGCGATGAAATCCTGGTGCCGGATGCGGCGCATGGCACCAACCCGGCCACAGCGACCATGTGCGGATACAAGGTGCGTGAGATTCCTACGCTGGATAATGGTGACGTCGATGTGGATGCATTGCGTGGAGCCGTTGGAGAACATACTGCCGGCATCATGTTGACCAATCCCTCCACGCTGGGTGTATTCGAGCGGCGCATCAAGGATATTGCCGATATTGTGCACCAGGCCGGTGGTCTGCTGTACTACGACGGTGCCAACCTCAACGCCATTCTCGGCAAGGTGCGGCCGGGCGACATGGGTTTCGATGTGATCCACATGAACCTGCACAAAACGTTCTCAACGCCGCACGGCGGTGGCGGCCCGGGGGCGGGTCCGGTGGGCGTCGGCGAGCGGCTGGAGCCTTTCCTGCCGGTACCGATGGTTGGCTACGATGGTGACGAGTACTTCTGGCTTACCGAAAAGGAAGTGCCGCAAACCATCGGTCGACTTTCAACTTTCATGGGTAACGCCGGTGTCTTGTTCCGTGCCTATATTTATGCCCGGCTGCTGGGACGCGAAGGTATGCACCGCGTGGCCGAGTTTGCCACGCTCAATGCCAACTACCTGATGAAGCGTCTGGAGGCAGCAGGTTTCGACCTGGCCTTCCCGGAGCGTCGTGCGACCCACGAATTTATCGTGACGCTGAAAAGGCAGATGAAAGAACAGCACGCCAGCGCCATGGACTTTGCCAAGCGACTGCTCGACTACGGCTACCATGCGCCAACAACCTATTTTCCCCTGCTGGTACCCGAGTGCCTGCTCATCGAGCCAACCGAAACGGAGAGCCGTGAGGAAATCGATGGTTTTGTCGATGCGATGGCGAAGATACTTGAAGAGGCGGCTGAAGATGTTGAGTTACTGCACGAAGCACCGCATACCTTGCCGGTGCGACGTCTGGACGAAGTGCGCGCGGCGCGCGAACTCGACCTGCGCTGGAAGGCGCAGGGCTGA